From the genome of Cololabis saira isolate AMF1-May2022 chromosome 1, fColSai1.1, whole genome shotgun sequence:
gacctcaggtctacaggaagtttgttccaccggtgaggagcagaataactgaacgctgcctcaccttgtttagttctggttcttgggacacacaacaaaccagatccagaagacctaaggggtctgggagcttcatagggaacctTGGTACCTTTAACTGAGCTCGctgagtaaaagctgccccacactgatcacaggcgattttttattcagtgtgaatacgctgatgacgccttagatgaccttgttgggtaaaagctgccccacactgatcacatgtgtaaggcttatccccagtgtgaatacgctgatgactcctcaggctaccttgttgggtaaaagctgccccacactgatcacatctgtaaggcttatccccagtgtgaataagCTGATGACTCCTCAGACTACCTtgatgggtaaaagctgccccacactgatcacatatgtaaggcttttctccagtgtgaatacgctgatgacgccttagattACCTGACTTGGTAAAAgttgccccacactgatcacatctgtaaggcttatccccaATGTGAAtatgctgatgactccttagatgacctttttgggtaaaagctgccccacactgatcacatctgtgagGCTTaaccccagtgtgaatacgctgatgacgcctcAGATGACCTTgttcggtaaaagctgccccacactgatcacatctgaaagacttttctccagtgtgaatacgctgatgactccttagatgaccttgtcgggtaaaagctgccccacactgatcacatttgtacggcttttctccagtgtggatacgctgatgactccttagatcaccttgttgggtaaaagctgccccacactgatcacatctgtacggcttttctccagtgtggatacgctgatgacgccttagatCACCTGacatggtaaaagctgccccacactgatcacatatgtaaggcttttctccagtgtgaatacgctgatgattcCTTAGATGACCTGACAGGGTAAAAGCTGcatcacactgatcacatctgtaaggcttttctccagtgtgaattcgttgatgacgccttagatgaccttgtagggtaaaagctgccccacactgatcacatttgtatggcttttctccagtgtgaattcgctgatgactccttagatcaccttgttgggtaaaagctgccccacactgatcacatttgtacggcttttctccagtgtggatacgctgatgacgccttagattACCTGACAGGTTAAAAGcggccccacactgatcacatctataCAGCTTCTCTTCAGTATGAATCCTCTTTCGGACCTTCAGATCTGGTGAAGTGGTGAGGACTTTATCCCCCCTATCACAGCAGTAACTTGTGGTTCTCTCTTTggctttatgtttctgtaaggaaagagaaaaagacttaGATCCTGTCCCCtccagtcagaaccaagcaccggacctgggacgtgacagagccttctccatcgctgctcccaccctctggaactccctccccaaacacatccgtgactgtacagacctcccaaTATTCAAaacccatctcaaaactcacctttacagaactgcttttaatgtgtgattgaTGTCCCGTGTCATGTTGTGTCCtcatgtactgtcctgtgtcaTGTAATTGTCCTATGTGTAttgcttttatgatttttactaatgtaaatcgtctttgagtgcctagaaaagcgctatacaaataaaatgtattattattattgttggctGACCTGACAAATCCTTTTTCAGTTCAAGGCAATGGCTGTCTGTCATGTTCGCAGTGAAACAATGAAGA
Proteins encoded in this window:
- the LOC133449702 gene encoding zinc finger protein 501-like, which encodes MSICDTDQIQDRDQIQDQDQIQDQDQDQESSSRTKADSSSAGLQKHKAKERTTSYCCDRGDKVLTTSPDLKVRKRIHTEEKLYRCDQCGAAFNLSGNLRRHQRIHTGEKPYKCDQCGAAFTQQGDLRSHQRIHTGEKPYKCDQCGAAFTLQGHLRRHQRIHTGEKPYRCDQCDAAFTLSGHLRNHQRIHTGEKPYICDQCGAAFTMSGDLRRHQRIHTGEKPYRCDQCGAAFTQQGDLRSHQRIHTGEKPYKCDQCGAAFTRQGHLRSHQRIHTGEKSFRCDQCGAAFTEQGHLRRHQRIHTGVKPHRCDQCGAAFTQKGHLRSHQHIHIGDKPYRCDQCGATFTKSGNLRRHQRIHTGEKPYICDQCGAAFTHQGSLRSHQLIHTGDKPYRCDQCGAAFTQQGSLRSHQRIHTGDKPYTCDQCGAAFTQQGHLRRHQRIHTE